One region of Rhodocaloribacter litoris genomic DNA includes:
- the rpoB gene encoding DNA-directed RNA polymerase subunit beta, translated as MQNAHGQAERHSFARIRSVQDYPDFLEVQLQSFRDFVQDDVAPEEREDIGLQAVFQEHFPIQDSRERYTLEFIHYTLDAPKHSVEECIAQGLTYSVPLKAKLRLSSKEDEDEDEAEEAIEQEVYLGNLPFMTERGTFVINGAERVVVSQLHRSPGVFFGQSVHPNGTELFSARVIPFRGSWIEFSTDVSDVMWAYIDRKKKLPVTTLLRALGYSTNAEIIQLFDLADEHDVRTKKSFEKVIGRRIATSLTVERQVELIDEDTGEVIEERTEREVILPAGTELKEEHYDTLKEMGVEVVYLLREGQEDDELDRSTLLNTLKRDPTHSTEEALAYLYFQLRGTEAPDLDTARGVLERLFFSEKRYDLGEVGRYRINKRLRIEESLETLTLTRNDIVAIIRELILLKNGKSTVDDIDHLGNRRVRTVGEQLAAQFSLGLARMARTIKERMNLRDAENFTPQDLVNARTVSSVINTFFGTNQLSQFMDQTNPLAELTHKRRMSALGPGGLTRERAGFEVRDVHYTHYGRLCPIETPEGPNIGLISSLCVHARINDFGFIETPYRVVRNGRVTDEIRYLTAEEEDNAMIAQANAPIDAQGNFLNKYVKCRYKGDFPIAEPEEIQYMDISPNQIVSPAASLIPFLEHDDANRALMGSNMQRQAVPLLRPEAPIVGTGLEERVALDSRAVLVAEGDGVVEYVDATRIVIRYDQDEEDAELAFEEPVVTYHLTKFRRTNQDTSINQKPIVRVGQRVSKGTPLTEGFSTDKGELALGKNVLVAFMPWRGYNFEDAIVISERLVAEDVYTSVHIEEFELQVRDTKRGEEELTREIPNVSEEATKDLDERGIIRVGAEVKAGDIIVGKITPKGETDPTPEEKLLRAIFGDKAGDVKDASLKAPPGMKGVVIDTKLFSRRRLDPASKKLEQERLAEIDEHFEKSVADLNRKFWERFFRLVEGRTAAYVEDREGNVLVSEGAKITKEAFDGITPNRLNGRIDYTDDPDVNRKVRKLFRNYERLYRRIEGEAKREKHQVQMGDELPPGIVQLAKVYIARKRKIQVGDKMAGRHGNKGVVAKIVPVEDMPFLEDGTPVDIVLNPLGVPSRMNLGQIYETLLGWAGKKLGVKFATPIFDGATLDDVAEWMEKAGLPADGRTQLYDGRTGEPFDQKTTVGYIYMLKLSHLVEDKIHARSIGPYSLITQQPLGGKAQFGGQRLGEMEVWALYAYGAAHTLQEMLTYKSDDVQGRSKAYEAIVKGENMPEAGTPESFNVLVRELQGLGLEVKLD; from the coding sequence ATGCAAAACGCCCATGGCCAGGCGGAACGACACAGTTTCGCCCGCATTCGCTCCGTTCAAGATTACCCGGACTTTCTCGAGGTTCAACTCCAATCCTTCCGTGACTTTGTACAAGACGACGTAGCGCCCGAAGAGCGCGAGGACATCGGCCTGCAGGCCGTCTTTCAGGAGCACTTCCCGATTCAGGACAGCCGCGAGCGCTACACGCTCGAGTTCATCCACTACACACTCGACGCGCCGAAGCATTCCGTCGAGGAGTGTATCGCGCAGGGGCTGACCTACTCGGTGCCGTTGAAGGCCAAGCTCCGGCTCTCGAGCAAGGAAGACGAAGACGAGGACGAGGCCGAGGAGGCCATCGAGCAGGAGGTGTACCTGGGCAACCTGCCGTTCATGACCGAGCGCGGCACGTTCGTCATCAACGGGGCCGAGCGCGTGGTCGTCTCGCAGCTGCACCGCAGCCCCGGCGTCTTCTTCGGCCAGAGCGTCCACCCCAACGGGACGGAGCTCTTCTCGGCCCGCGTCATTCCCTTCCGGGGGTCGTGGATCGAGTTCTCCACGGACGTCAGCGACGTCATGTGGGCCTACATCGACCGGAAGAAGAAGCTGCCCGTGACGACGCTGCTGCGGGCCCTCGGCTACTCCACCAACGCCGAGATCATCCAGCTCTTCGACCTGGCCGACGAGCACGACGTCCGGACCAAGAAGAGTTTCGAGAAGGTGATCGGGCGCCGGATCGCCACGTCGCTCACCGTCGAGCGGCAGGTGGAGCTCATCGATGAGGATACCGGCGAGGTGATCGAGGAACGCACCGAGCGCGAGGTCATCCTCCCGGCCGGCACCGAGCTGAAGGAAGAGCACTACGACACGCTCAAGGAGATGGGCGTCGAGGTCGTCTACCTGTTGCGGGAAGGACAGGAAGACGATGAGCTCGACCGGTCGACGCTGCTCAACACGCTCAAGCGGGACCCGACGCACTCGACCGAGGAGGCGCTCGCCTACCTGTACTTCCAGCTGCGCGGCACCGAGGCCCCCGACCTCGACACCGCCCGCGGGGTGCTCGAGCGCCTCTTCTTCAGCGAAAAACGCTACGACCTGGGCGAGGTCGGGCGCTACCGCATCAACAAGCGGCTCCGGATCGAGGAATCGCTCGAGACGCTGACGCTGACGCGCAACGACATCGTCGCCATCATCCGCGAGCTGATCCTGCTCAAGAACGGCAAGAGCACCGTCGACGACATCGACCACCTGGGCAACCGGCGCGTGCGCACCGTGGGGGAGCAGCTGGCGGCGCAGTTCTCGCTCGGGCTGGCCCGCATGGCCCGCACCATCAAGGAGCGGATGAACCTCCGCGACGCGGAGAACTTCACGCCACAGGACCTGGTCAACGCCCGCACCGTCTCGAGCGTCATCAACACGTTCTTCGGAACGAACCAGCTCAGCCAGTTCATGGACCAGACCAACCCGCTGGCCGAGCTGACGCACAAGCGCCGCATGAGCGCCCTGGGCCCCGGCGGGCTCACGCGCGAGCGGGCCGGCTTCGAGGTGCGTGACGTTCACTACACCCACTACGGTCGCCTCTGCCCCATCGAGACGCCGGAAGGGCCGAACATCGGCCTGATCTCGTCCCTGTGCGTGCATGCCCGCATCAACGACTTCGGCTTCATCGAGACGCCCTACCGCGTCGTGCGCAACGGCAGGGTGACCGACGAGATCCGGTACCTGACGGCCGAGGAGGAGGACAACGCCATGATCGCGCAGGCCAACGCGCCGATCGACGCGCAGGGCAACTTCCTCAACAAGTACGTCAAGTGCCGCTACAAGGGCGACTTCCCGATCGCGGAGCCGGAAGAGATCCAGTACATGGACATCAGCCCGAACCAGATCGTCTCGCCGGCGGCCAGCCTGATCCCGTTCCTGGAGCACGACGACGCCAACCGTGCGCTCATGGGCTCGAACATGCAGCGCCAGGCCGTGCCGCTGCTGCGGCCGGAGGCGCCCATCGTCGGCACCGGCCTCGAGGAACGGGTGGCCCTGGACTCCCGCGCCGTGCTCGTGGCTGAAGGCGACGGCGTCGTCGAATACGTCGACGCCACCCGCATCGTCATCCGCTATGACCAGGACGAGGAAGACGCCGAGCTGGCCTTCGAGGAGCCCGTCGTCACGTACCACCTGACCAAGTTCCGCCGGACGAACCAGGACACGAGCATCAACCAGAAGCCCATCGTCAGGGTCGGGCAGCGCGTCAGCAAGGGCACGCCGCTCACCGAAGGCTTCTCGACCGACAAGGGCGAGCTGGCCCTGGGCAAGAACGTGCTCGTGGCTTTCATGCCCTGGCGCGGCTACAACTTCGAGGACGCCATCGTCATCTCGGAGCGCCTCGTGGCCGAGGACGTCTACACCTCGGTGCATATCGAGGAGTTCGAACTGCAGGTGCGCGACACCAAGCGCGGCGAGGAGGAACTCACACGGGAGATCCCGAACGTCTCCGAGGAGGCCACGAAAGACCTCGACGAGCGCGGCATCATCCGCGTCGGCGCCGAGGTGAAGGCCGGCGACATCATCGTCGGCAAGATCACGCCGAAGGGCGAGACCGACCCGACCCCCGAGGAGAAACTGCTCCGCGCCATCTTCGGCGACAAGGCCGGCGACGTCAAGGACGCCTCGCTGAAGGCGCCGCCGGGCATGAAGGGCGTCGTCATCGACACGAAGCTCTTCAGCCGCCGCCGCCTCGACCCGGCCTCGAAGAAGCTGGAGCAGGAACGCCTGGCCGAGATCGACGAGCACTTCGAGAAGAGCGTCGCCGACCTCAACCGCAAGTTCTGGGAACGTTTCTTCCGGCTGGTGGAAGGCCGGACGGCGGCCTACGTGGAGGACCGCGAGGGCAACGTGCTCGTCTCCGAAGGGGCCAAGATCACGAAGGAGGCCTTCGACGGCATCACCCCGAACCGCCTCAACGGCCGCATCGACTACACCGACGACCCGGATGTCAACCGGAAGGTCCGCAAGCTCTTCCGCAACTACGAACGGCTCTACCGCCGGATCGAGGGCGAGGCCAAGCGAGAGAAGCACCAGGTGCAGATGGGCGACGAACTGCCCCCCGGCATCGTGCAGCTCGCCAAGGTCTACATCGCCCGCAAGCGCAAGATCCAGGTGGGGGACAAGATGGCCGGACGCCACGGCAACAAGGGTGTCGTGGCCAAGATCGTCCCCGTCGAGGACATGCCGTTCCTGGAGGACGGCACCCCGGTGGACATCGTGCTCAACCCGCTGGGCGTGCCCAGTCGTATGAACCTGGGCCAGATCTACGAGACGCTCCTGGGCTGGGCCGGCAAGAAGCTCGGGGTCAAGTTCGCCACCCCCATCTTCGACGGCGCCACGCTCGACGACGTCGCCGAGTGGATGGAGAAAGCCGGCCTGCCCGCGGACGGCCGGACGCAGCTCTACGACGGGCGCACCGGCGAGCCGTTCGACCAGAAGACGACCGTCGGCTACATCTACATGCTCAAGCTCAGCCACCTGGTCGAGGACAAGATCCACGCCCGCTCGATCGGCCCCTACAGCCTCATCACGCAGCAGCCGCTCGGCGGGAAGGCCCAGTTCGGCGGCCAGCGCCTGGGCGAGATGGAGGTGTGGGCCCTCTATGCCTACGGTGCCGCGCACACGCTGCAGGAGATGCTCACCTACAAGTCGGACGATGTGCAGGGCCGCTCCAAGGCCTATGAGGCCATCGTCAAGGGGGAGAACATGCCGGAAGCCGGAACGCCGGAAAGCTTCAACGTGCTCGTGCGCGAGCTGCAGGGCCTCGGTCTCGAGGTGAAACTCGACTAA
- the rpoC gene encoding DNA-directed RNA polymerase subunit beta' produces MPYGKTQKIKKNFSSITISLASPESILERSYGEVLKPETINYRSFKPEKDGLFCEKIFGPVKDWECHCGKYKRIRYKGIICDRCGVEVTQKAVRRERMGHITLSVPVVHIWYFKTLPNKIGHLLGLRSKDLEKIIYYENYVVIQPGEAAKLGVEPGQLLSEDEYFNILYQIREDNNRLDDDDPEKFVAKIGGEAIEMMLKRLDLNRLSQELRFQVKTETSQQRKSEALKRLAVVEAFREANRKMENRPEWMVMRVIPVIPPELRPLVPLEGGRFATSDLNDLYRRVIIRNNRLKRLIDIKAPEVILRNEKRMLQEAVDSLFDNSRKANAVRSDSNRALKSLSDMLKGKQGRFRQNLLGKRVDYSGRSVIVVGPELELHQCGLPKEMAVELFKPFIIRKLIERGIVKTVKSAKKVVDRRTADVWDILEKVIEGRPVLLNRAPTLHRLGIQAFQPVLIEGKAIQLHPLVCTAFNADFDGDQMAVHVPLSHDACLEALVLMLSSHNILSPAHGGPIAVPTQDMVLGLYYMTKARAGVKGEGMAFSSTTEVRQAYDQKVVDLHARIRVRLDGEGLIDTTVGRVLFNEVVPEGVGFINEVLTKKNLRTIIGRVLKATGFPQTARFLDAIKELGFEMATTAGLTFSLSDIVVPEAKEKLIAEANQEVEKARQNYAMGFITENERYNQVIDIWTRTNNRVSEVLFEALKNDRDGFNAIYMMADSGARGSKEQIRQLGGMRGLMAKPQKSLVGSAGEIIENPIISNFKEGLSVLEYFISTHGARKGLADTALKTADAGYLTRRLVDVAQDVVVTQHDCGTLRGIRISALKDNEDIVEPLADRILGRVSVHDVIDPLNGELIVSANELIDEEKARRISETSIEEVEIRSALTCESRRGICALCYGRNLATGRLVEVGEAVGVVAAQSIGEPGTQLTLRTFHIGGAASRISAESTIKSKFAGKVVFENLRIVDFDDGERQRDVVLSRQGEVKIVDPEDGRQLVAYVIPYGAEVLVEDGQMVEKDTVLASWDPYNSVILSEVSGTVTFQDIIEGTTYREESDEQTGYREKVIIESRERNLTPAILIDTGEALREYPLPVRARLQVDEGDTVQAGQILAKIPRQTAKTRDITGGLPRVTELFEARTPNDPAVVSEIDGVVSFGGRKRGAQEVIVTSRDGSEQRSYLVPLSKHLLVHENDFVRAGDPLSDGQISPQDILSILGPRAVQEYLVNEIQEVYRLQGVTINDKHIEVIVRQMMQKVKVVDPGDTSLLEEDYVDRFVLEELNDNLYDKFVVTDPGDSELQIGEIVDRRRLREVNSEMKRRDMKPVLVRETQPAVADPILLGITQAALSTDSFISAASFQETTKVLTDAAIHAKTDPLFGLKENVIVGHLIPAGTGQRRFRDLVVGSKKELAEIQAAGDGSGEATDGKQPAETVRTSS; encoded by the coding sequence ATGCCTTACGGAAAGACCCAGAAGATCAAGAAGAACTTCAGCAGCATCACCATCAGCCTGGCTTCTCCGGAGAGCATTCTGGAGCGGTCCTACGGCGAGGTGCTCAAGCCCGAAACGATCAACTACCGGTCGTTCAAGCCGGAGAAGGACGGGCTGTTCTGCGAGAAGATCTTCGGCCCGGTCAAGGACTGGGAGTGCCATTGCGGCAAATACAAGCGCATCCGGTACAAGGGGATCATCTGTGACCGGTGCGGCGTCGAGGTGACGCAGAAGGCCGTGCGGCGCGAGCGCATGGGGCACATCACGCTCAGCGTCCCCGTCGTCCACATCTGGTACTTCAAGACGCTGCCGAACAAGATCGGGCACCTGCTCGGGCTGCGCTCGAAGGACCTCGAAAAGATCATCTACTACGAGAACTACGTCGTCATCCAGCCCGGCGAGGCGGCCAAGCTGGGGGTCGAGCCCGGGCAGCTCCTCTCCGAGGACGAATATTTCAACATCCTCTACCAGATCCGGGAGGACAACAACCGCCTGGACGACGACGACCCGGAGAAGTTCGTCGCCAAGATCGGGGGCGAGGCCATCGAGATGATGCTCAAACGGCTGGACCTGAACCGGCTCTCGCAGGAGCTGCGCTTTCAGGTCAAGACCGAGACGAGCCAGCAGCGCAAGAGCGAGGCCCTGAAACGCCTGGCCGTGGTGGAGGCGTTCCGGGAGGCCAACCGGAAGATGGAAAACCGGCCGGAGTGGATGGTCATGCGGGTCATCCCGGTCATCCCGCCGGAGCTGCGCCCGCTCGTCCCGCTCGAAGGCGGCCGCTTCGCCACGAGCGACCTGAACGACCTCTACCGCCGCGTCATCATCCGCAACAACCGCCTCAAGCGGCTCATCGACATCAAGGCGCCCGAGGTCATCCTGCGCAACGAGAAGCGCATGCTGCAGGAGGCCGTCGATTCCCTCTTCGACAACAGCCGGAAGGCCAACGCCGTCCGCTCGGACTCGAACCGCGCCCTCAAGAGCCTCAGCGACATGCTCAAGGGCAAGCAGGGGCGGTTCCGGCAGAACCTGCTCGGCAAGCGCGTCGACTACTCGGGCCGCAGTGTGATCGTCGTCGGGCCGGAGCTGGAACTGCACCAGTGCGGGCTGCCGAAGGAGATGGCCGTCGAGCTGTTCAAGCCGTTCATCATCCGCAAGCTCATCGAGCGCGGCATCGTCAAGACGGTCAAGAGTGCCAAAAAGGTGGTCGACCGCCGCACGGCCGACGTGTGGGACATCCTGGAGAAGGTGATCGAGGGACGGCCGGTGCTGCTGAACCGTGCCCCGACGCTGCACCGCCTGGGCATCCAGGCCTTCCAGCCGGTGCTCATCGAAGGGAAGGCCATCCAGCTGCACCCGCTCGTCTGTACGGCCTTCAACGCCGACTTCGACGGCGACCAGATGGCCGTGCACGTGCCGTTGAGCCATGATGCCTGCCTGGAGGCGCTGGTGCTGATGCTCTCGAGCCACAACATCCTGAGCCCGGCCCACGGCGGTCCCATCGCCGTGCCGACGCAGGACATGGTGCTCGGCCTCTACTACATGACCAAGGCGCGCGCGGGGGTCAAGGGAGAAGGGATGGCCTTTAGCAGCACGACCGAAGTGCGCCAGGCCTACGATCAGAAGGTGGTGGACCTGCACGCCCGCATCCGGGTACGCCTCGACGGGGAGGGACTCATCGACACCACCGTCGGGCGGGTGCTCTTCAACGAGGTCGTGCCCGAGGGCGTCGGCTTCATCAACGAGGTGCTCACCAAGAAGAACCTCCGCACGATCATCGGGCGGGTGCTCAAGGCCACCGGCTTCCCGCAGACGGCCCGCTTCCTGGATGCCATCAAGGAGCTCGGCTTCGAGATGGCCACCACGGCCGGCCTCACCTTCTCGCTTTCGGACATCGTCGTGCCCGAGGCAAAGGAGAAGCTCATCGCCGAGGCCAACCAGGAGGTGGAGAAGGCCCGGCAGAATTACGCCATGGGCTTCATCACGGAGAACGAGCGCTACAACCAGGTCATCGACATCTGGACGCGCACGAACAACCGTGTCTCGGAGGTGCTCTTCGAAGCCCTGAAAAACGACCGGGACGGCTTCAACGCCATCTACATGATGGCCGATTCGGGCGCCCGAGGGTCGAAGGAGCAGATCCGCCAGCTCGGCGGCATGCGCGGCCTGATGGCCAAGCCCCAGAAGAGCCTCGTCGGCTCGGCCGGCGAGATCATCGAGAACCCGATCATCTCGAACTTCAAGGAAGGCCTCTCCGTGCTCGAGTACTTCATCTCGACGCACGGCGCCCGCAAGGGCCTGGCCGACACCGCGCTGAAGACCGCCGACGCCGGCTACCTGACGCGCCGCCTCGTCGATGTGGCGCAGGATGTGGTCGTCACGCAGCACGATTGCGGCACGCTGCGCGGCATCCGCATCTCGGCCCTGAAGGACAACGAGGACATCGTCGAGCCGCTGGCGGACCGCATCCTGGGCCGCGTGTCGGTGCACGACGTCATCGACCCGCTCAACGGCGAACTCATCGTGTCGGCCAATGAGCTGATCGACGAAGAGAAGGCCCGCCGGATTTCGGAGACCTCCATCGAAGAGGTCGAGATCCGCTCGGCGCTCACGTGCGAGAGCCGCCGGGGCATCTGCGCGCTCTGCTACGGGCGCAACCTGGCCACGGGTCGCCTGGTGGAGGTCGGCGAGGCCGTCGGGGTCGTCGCGGCCCAGTCCATCGGTGAGCCGGGCACGCAGCTGACGCTCCGCACCTTCCACATCGGCGGGGCGGCCAGCCGCATCTCGGCCGAAAGCACGATCAAGTCGAAGTTCGCCGGCAAGGTGGTTTTCGAAAACCTGCGCATCGTCGACTTCGACGACGGCGAGCGGCAGCGCGACGTGGTGCTCTCGCGCCAGGGAGAGGTCAAGATCGTGGACCCCGAGGACGGGCGGCAGCTCGTCGCCTACGTCATCCCCTACGGGGCCGAGGTGCTCGTCGAAGACGGGCAGATGGTGGAAAAGGACACCGTGCTGGCCTCGTGGGACCCCTACAACAGTGTCATCCTCTCGGAGGTCTCCGGTACGGTCACCTTCCAGGACATCATCGAAGGCACCACCTACCGCGAAGAGTCGGACGAGCAGACCGGCTACCGCGAGAAGGTGATCATCGAGAGCCGCGAGCGTAACCTGACGCCCGCGATCCTGATCGACACGGGCGAGGCCCTGCGCGAATACCCGCTGCCGGTACGCGCACGCCTCCAGGTGGACGAAGGCGACACGGTGCAGGCCGGCCAGATCCTGGCCAAGATCCCGCGCCAGACCGCCAAGACGCGCGACATCACCGGCGGCCTGCCGCGCGTGACGGAACTCTTCGAAGCCCGCACCCCGAACGACCCCGCCGTCGTCAGCGAGATCGACGGCGTCGTCAGCTTCGGCGGGCGTAAGCGCGGGGCGCAGGAGGTGATCGTCACCAGCCGGGACGGAAGCGAGCAGCGCAGCTATCTCGTCCCGCTCTCGAAGCACCTGCTCGTACACGAGAACGACTTCGTCCGCGCCGGCGACCCGCTCTCCGACGGGCAGATCTCGCCCCAGGACATCCTCTCCATCCTCGGCCCGCGGGCCGTGCAGGAGTACCTCGTCAACGAGATCCAGGAAGTCTACCGCCTCCAGGGCGTGACCATCAACGACAAGCACATCGAGGTGATCGTCCGCCAGATGATGCAAAAGGTGAAGGTCGTCGACCCGGGCGATACCAGCCTGCTCGAAGAGGACTACGTGGACCGGTTCGTCCTCGAAGAACTCAATGACAACCTCTACGACAAGTTCGTCGTCACCGATCCGGGGGATTCCGAACTGCAGATCGGAGAGATCGTGGACCGGCGCCGCCTGCGCGAGGTCAACTCCGAGATGAAACGGCGCGACATGAAGCCGGTGCTCGTGCGCGAGACGCAGCCCGCCGTGGCCGACCCCATCCTGCTCGGCATCACGCAGGCCGCCCTCTCGACCGACTCCTTCATCTCGGCCGCCTCCTTCCAGGAGACGACGAAGGTGCTCACCGACGCGGCGATCCATGCCAAGACGGACCCGCTGTTCGGGCTCAAGGAGAACGTCATCGTCGGCCATCTCATTCCGGCCGGCACGGGCCAGCGGCGCTTCCGCGACCTGGTCGTCGGCTCGAAGAAAGAGCTGGCCGAGATCCAGGCCGCCGGCGATGGATCCGGCGAGGCCACCGACGGCAAACAGCCCGCAGAGACGGTCCGGACGTCCTCCTGA